The genome window CATACACCAGAAACATCCTCCTGCAAATGTTGCTACTTTTACATTTTCATCCACTTATATACCCCCCTGAATAACTTTCTCTCACTTATATTCCCACATCATCATGATTTCACACTATTAGCTTAATGTTTATAAGAGAAATATGCAAAAATTAAGTCTCTAAAAGGAACGTAAATCCCCTGATTCATAAGACCAAGGGATTTACAATAAAAAAGTAATCAAGTAATAATTACTTTATCTTAAATTGGTTATTCCTTTTTTTCCATATTTTCTTTTGATCTGATTGCGCTTTTTTATCTTGTCGTCTTTCAAGAAAAGCTAGTTCCCTTAACAGCTTTTTGTAGCTGCGTAATCGTTCTTCTTCGATTTTCCCATTTTCAATAGCAAGCTTTACTGCGCAGCCTATTTCCTTTTCATGCTGGCAATCTCGAAATTTACAATACGCTGCAAACGCTTCTATTTCAGAAAAACTATTAGCAATACCTTCCTCACTATTCCATAATTGCAATTCCCTCATTCCAGGAGTATCAATTAATACTGCCCTATTCGGCAACAAGACCATCTCTCGGTTTGTTGTCGTATGCCGACCCTTTGCATCTGTCTCTCTAATTCCTTGGACTTCCTGTTTTTTGAATCCACATAGATAATTTGTCAAAGTAGATTTCCCGACACCGGATGAACCTAATAAAGCGACTGTCTTTCCAGGAGAAAGGAATGTTTTCAACGTTTCTAATCCAATATTATTCACAATACTCACTGCTATAATAGGAACGCCAAAAGCTACTGATTCTACTAAAGTAACTTTTTCATTAATATCATCTGCTAAATCTGCTTTCGTTAAAACAACGACCGGACTTGCTCCACTTTCCCATGTTAAAGTTAAATAGCGCTCTATTCTTCTTAT of Niallia circulans contains these proteins:
- the rsgA gene encoding ribosome small subunit-dependent GTPase A, translating into MELTQIGLNENIKEAFEMVAKENQIIGRISLEHKRMYRVWTEYGELLCEVSGKLAYVAKSREELPAVGDWVIVSPRIPEEKGTITNILPRVSKFSRKIAGNSTEEQIVAANVDTIFLVNSLNEDLNIRRIERYLTLTWESGASPVVVLTKADLADDINEKVTLVESVAFGVPIIAVSIVNNIGLETLKTFLSPGKTVALLGSSGVGKSTLTNYLCGFKKQEVQGIRETDAKGRHTTTNREMVLLPNRAVLIDTPGMRELQLWNSEEGIANSFSEIEAFAAYCKFRDCQHEKEIGCAVKLAIENGKIEEERLRSYKKLLRELAFLERRQDKKAQSDQKKIWKKRNNQFKIK